A part of Luteolibacter flavescens genomic DNA contains:
- a CDS encoding SulP family inorganic anion transporter: MPSLNSPWFSNLRGDLLAGIVVALALIPEAIAFSIIAGVDPQVGLYASFCIAIVISFVGGRPAMISAATGAMALVMATLVKEHGLQYLLAATLLTGVIQFGFGVMKVGGLMRFVSRSVITGFVNALAILIFMAQLPELDLRVEGVSWISYAMLAGGLAIIYLLPRLTKAVPSSLVCIIVMTVLAELLRLDVRRVGDLGQLPDTLPVFLWPQVPLNFETLAIILPYSVSLAVVGLLESLMTAQIVDDMTDTTSDKNRECRGQGIANFVAGLFGGMAGCAMIGQSVINVRSGGRTRLSTLTAGVVLLLLLLLLNDQVRKMPMPALVAVMVMVSIGTFNWASFRNLAIHPRSTSTVMIATVVTVVWTHNLALGVGAGVLLSALFFARKIAQVMEVTSSREGDTRTYVVRGQVFFASAGRFTEAFDFKETLAKVVIDVSHAHLWDLTAVGALDKVVLKFRREGAEVGIIGMNEASATVVDKLAIHDKPGALERMLEH, encoded by the coding sequence ATGCCTTCCTTGAATTCTCCGTGGTTTTCCAATCTGCGCGGCGACCTGCTCGCCGGCATCGTCGTCGCCCTCGCCCTCATCCCCGAGGCAATCGCCTTCTCCATCATCGCCGGGGTCGATCCACAGGTCGGCCTCTATGCGTCCTTCTGCATCGCGATCGTCATCTCATTCGTCGGCGGGCGACCGGCGATGATCTCCGCGGCCACCGGTGCGATGGCGCTGGTCATGGCCACGCTGGTGAAGGAGCACGGTCTCCAGTATCTGCTCGCCGCCACGCTGCTGACCGGCGTGATCCAGTTCGGCTTCGGCGTCATGAAGGTTGGCGGGCTGATGCGCTTCGTATCGAGGTCCGTCATCACCGGCTTCGTGAATGCCCTCGCCATCCTCATCTTCATGGCACAGCTCCCCGAGCTGGACCTGCGGGTGGAGGGCGTGAGCTGGATCTCCTACGCGATGCTCGCCGGTGGACTGGCGATCATCTACCTGCTGCCCAGATTGACGAAGGCGGTGCCGTCCTCGCTGGTATGCATCATTGTCATGACGGTGCTCGCGGAGCTGCTGCGGCTGGACGTCCGCCGCGTGGGGGATCTCGGACAATTGCCGGACACGCTGCCCGTTTTCCTCTGGCCACAGGTGCCGCTGAATTTCGAGACGCTCGCGATCATCCTGCCGTATTCGGTGAGCCTTGCGGTGGTCGGCCTGCTGGAGTCGCTGATGACCGCGCAGATCGTGGACGACATGACGGACACGACGAGCGACAAGAACCGCGAGTGCCGCGGGCAAGGCATCGCGAACTTCGTGGCGGGTCTCTTCGGCGGCATGGCAGGCTGCGCGATGATCGGGCAGTCGGTCATCAATGTGAGGTCCGGTGGGCGCACCCGCTTGTCCACGCTCACCGCGGGCGTGGTGCTCCTGCTGTTGCTCCTCTTGCTGAATGACCAGGTGAGGAAGATGCCGATGCCCGCGCTGGTGGCGGTGATGGTCATGGTCTCCATCGGCACCTTCAACTGGGCGTCCTTCCGGAATCTGGCCATCCATCCGAGGTCCACGAGCACGGTGATGATCGCCACGGTGGTGACCGTCGTCTGGACGCACAATCTCGCGCTGGGGGTGGGTGCCGGTGTCTTGCTCAGCGCCCTGTTCTTCGCGCGGAAGATCGCGCAGGTGATGGAGGTGACCAGCAGCCGGGAAGGGGACACCCGCACCTATGTCGTGCGCGGGCAGGTCTTCTTCGCATCGGCGGGGCGCTTCACCGAGGCCTTCGATTTCAAGGAGACGCTGGCGAAGGTGGTCATCGATGTTTCCCACGCGCATCTCTGGGATCTCACCGCGGTCGGTGCGCTGGACAAGGTGGTCTTGAAATTCCGCCGCGAGGGTGCCGAGGTCGGGATCAT